Proteins from a single region of Electrophorus electricus isolate fEleEle1 chromosome 5, fEleEle1.pri, whole genome shotgun sequence:
- the stag1b gene encoding cohesin subunit SA-1, which yields MINSDFPVLQDSSNESGQGDSVSLSLSVSELEDTGEGKSKKKRGRPGRPPAASKKARKSPVDKGGRRPNGMAQHNGQGGDPSTLFEVVKLGKSAMQSVVDDWIESYKQDRDMALLDLINFFIQCSGCKGTVRIEMFRNMQNAEIIRKMTEEFDEDSGDYPLTIAGPQWKKFRYNFCEFICVLIRQCQYSIIYDEYMMDTVISLLTGLSDSQVRAFRHTSTLAAMKLMTALVNVALNLSINQDNTQRQYEAERNKVAGKRATDKLELLLEKRKELQENQDEIENMMNSIFKGIFVHRYRDAIAEIRAICIEEIGVWMKLYSDAFLNDSYLKYVGWTLHDRQGEVRLKCLKALQTLYTNRGLFPKLELFTNRFKDRIVSMTLDKEYDVAVEAIRLVTLILHGSEDALSNEDCENVYHLVYSAHRPVAVAAGEFLHRKLFSRHDPQAEEALAKRRGRNSPNGNLIRMLVLFFLESELHEHAAYLVDSLWDSSQELLKDWDCMIELLLEEPVQGEEALGDRHESALIELMVCTIRQAAEAHPPVGRGTGKRVLTAKEKKTQIDDKNKLTEHFIIALPMLLSKYQADAEKVANLLQIPQFFDLEVYSSGRMEKHLDALLKQIRLVVEKHTETEVLEACSKTYSILCSEEYTIMNRVDIARSQLIDELTDRFSHSVEDLLQEGDEADDDDIYSVLSSLKKLTAFHNAHDLTKWDLFKNCYRLLKMGIEQGSMPEQIAVQALQCSHYSILWQLVRITEGSPSKDDLVALRRVVKSFLAVCQQCLSNVNTPVKEQAFMLLCDLLMIFSHQLTTGSREALQPLVFNPDGTLQSELLSFVLDHVFIDQDDENQSMEGDEEDEANKIEALHKRRNLLAAFSKLIIYDIVDMPAAADIFKHYMKYYNDYGDIIKETLSKTRQTDKIQCAKTLILSLQQLFNELVQDQGPNLDRTSSHVSGIKELARRFALTFGLDQIKTREAVATLHKDGIDFAFKFPNPKGAEYPPTNLAFLEVLCEFSSKLLRQDKKTVHSYLEKFMTEYMMERREDVWLPLIAYRNSLLTGGDEDRMSVTTGSTTSRASTVRSKRGRPPLHKKRTDVPEESGDGSWVMRNDSLQTPGGLQTPQLTSTVLRENPRQAAEHIPDQDSSEPGSEPDFIHNPQMQMSWLDQQKMEEVNRKDRGGMNYMKARSGGVRQQVRGLMEDDAEPIFEDVMMSSRGQLEDMNEEFEDTMVIDLPPSRNRRERAELRPDFFDSTAIIEDDSGFGMQMF from the exons ATGATTAACTCAGACTTCCCTGTTTTGCA GGACTCCTCTAATGAGTCTGGACAGGGAGACTCGGTGAGTCTGAGTCTAAGTGTCAGTGAGCTGGAAGACACTGGAGAGGGCAAGAGTAAAAAGAAGAGAGGCAGGCCAGGGAGACCCCCG GCGGCCAGTAAAAAGGCCCGCAAGTCTCCAGTGGACAAGGGAGGCAGGAGGCCTAATGGCATGGCCCAGCACAATGGCCAAGGAGGGGACCCCTCCACGCTCTTTGAGGTGGTCAAGCTTGGCAAAAGTGCCATGCAG TCAGTTGTTGATGACTGGATCGAATCGTACAAACAGGACCGAGACATGGCTCTTCTGGATCTTATCAACTTTTTCATTCAGTGCTCTGGGTGCAAAG GTACCGTCAGGATAGAGATGTTTAGAAACATGCAGAATGCAGAAATCATCAGGAAGATGACGGAGGAGTTTGATGAG GATAGTGGTGACTACCCGCTGACCATAGCCGGCCCACAGTGGAAGAAGTTCCGTTACAACTTCTGCGAGTTCATCTGCGTTCTGATCCGACAGTGCCAATACAGCATCATCTACGATGAGTACATGATGGACACCGTCATCTCCCTTCTTACAGGCCTCTCTGACTCGCAGGTCCGAGCCTTCAGACACACCAGCACGCTGGCAG CTATGAAACTGATGACAGCTCTGGTGAACGTAGCGCTGAACCTGAGCATCAACCAGGACAACACGCAGAGACAGTACGAGGCCGAGCGCAACAAGGTGGCCGGCAAGAGGGCCACCGACAAGCTGGAGCTTCTgctggagaagaggaaggag CTCCAAGAGAACCAAGACGAGATTGAGAACATGATGAACTCTATCTTCAAAGGAATTTTTGTTCACCGCTACAG GGATGCTATTGCTGAGATCCGAGCGATCTGCATTGAGGAGATTGGTGTGTGGATGAAACTGTACAGTGATGCCTTTCTAAATGACAGCTACCTAAAGTACGTGGGCTGGACGTTACACGACAGG CAAGGTGAAGTCCGACTCAAGTGTCTCAAAGCTCTTCAGACTCTCTACACCAACAGGGGGCTGTTCCCCAAGCTGGAGCTCTTCACTAATCGCTTTAAG gACCGCATTGTGTCCATGACTCTTGATAAGGAGTATGACGTGGCGGTGGAGGCCATCCGGCTTGTGACTCTAATACTGCA TGGCAGTGAGGACGCCCTGTCCAATGAAGACTGCGAGAACGTCTATCACCTGGTCTACTCCGCCCACCGGCCTGTGGCCGTGGCTGCCGGGGAGTTCCTCCATCGGAA GCTCTTCAGCCGCCATGATCCCCAGGCTGAGGAGGCACTCGCCAAGCGGCGGGGCAGGAACAGTCCCAACGGCAACCTCATCAGGATGCTAGTGCTTTTCTTCCTGGAGAGTGAG CTACACGAGCACGCGGCCTACCTGGTGGACAGCCTGTGGGACAGCTCTCAGGAGCTGCTGAAGGACTGGGACTGCATGATTGAGCTTCTGCTGGAAGAGCCCGTGCAGGGCGAGGAAG CACTGGGAGACCGGCATGAGAGCGCTCTGATCGAGCTCATGGTGTGCACCATCAGACAGGCGGCCGAGGCTCACCCGCCCGTCGGCCGAGGGACTGGCAAGAGG GTTCTCACCGCCAAAGAAAAGAAGACCCAGATTGATGACAAGAATAAACTGACAGAGCACTTCATCATCGCACTTCCCATGCTGCTGTCGAAG TACCAGGCAGACGCTGAGAAGGTGGCCAACCTCTTACAGATCCCGCAGTTCTTTGACCTGGAGGTCTACAGCTCGGGGCGAATGGAGAAG CACCTAGACGCACTGCTGAAGCAGATCCGCCTGGTGGTAGAGAAGCACACGGAGACGGAGGTGCTGGAGGCCTGCAGCAAGACCTACAGCATCCTGTGCAGCGAGGAGTACACCATCATGAACCGCGTGGACATCGCCCGCAGCCAGCTCATCGACGAGCTCACAGACCGTTTCAGCCATTCGGTGGAGGACCTGTTGCAGGAG ggGGATGAAGCTGACGATGATGACATCTACAGTGTCCTCTCATCCCTAAAGAAACTCACCGCTTTCCACAA TGCTCACGACCTCACAAAATGGGACCTGTTTAAGAACTGCTATCGGTTACTTAAAATGGGAATCGAGCAGGGCTCCATGCCAGAGCAG ATTGCTGTCCAGGCCCTCCAGTGTTCACATTACTCCATTCTTTGGCAGCTAGTCCGAATAACTGAAGGATCTCCGTCCAAG GATGACCTTGTTGCTCTGAGGAGAGTGGTGAAATCATTCTTGGCTGTATGCCAGCAGTGCCTGTCAAATGTGAACACTCCTGTCAAAGAGCAG GCCTTCATGCTGCTGTGTGACCTGCTCATGATCTTCAGCCACCAGCTGACCACGGGGAGCAGAGAGGCACTGCAACCACTGGTCTTCAACCCGGATGGCACCCTGCAGAGCGAGCTCCTCAGCTTTGTCCTAGACCATGTCTTCATCGACCAGGATGACGAGAACCAGAGCATGG agggtgatgaggaagatgaagcAAATAAAATCGAGGCTTTGCACAAGAGGAGGAACCTGCTTGCTGCCTTTAGCAAGCTCATCATATATGACATTGTGGACATGCCTGCAGCAGCTGACATCTTCAAGCATTATATGAAG TACTACAATGACTATGGAGACATCATCAAGGAGACCCTGAGTaagacaagacagacagacaagatccAATGTGCCAAAACTCTAATACTCAGTTTGCAACAG CTCTTTAATGAGCTTGTGCAGGATCAAGGGCCCAACCTGGACCGAACCTCCTCGCACGTGAGTGGGATCAAGGAGCTTGCCCGCCGTTTCGCCCTCACCTTCGGCCTGGACCAGATCAAAACCCGGGAGGCAGTGGCTACGCTACACAA GGATGGAATTGACTTTGCCTTCAAGTTTCCAAACCCCAAAGGTGCGGAGTATCCTCCCACGAACCTGGCTTTCCTGGAAGTGCTGTGCGAGTTCTCTTCCAAACTCCTCCGTCAGGATAAAAAAACTGT CCACTCGTACCTGGAGAAGTTCATGACGGAGTACATGATGGAGCGGAGGGAAGATGTTTGGCTGCCGCTCATCGCCTACCGGAACTCTCTGCTGACTGGTGGTGATGAGGACCGCATGTCGGTCACCACGGGCAGCACCACCAGCCGGGCCAGCACTGTGCGCAGCAAGAGGGGCCGACCGCCGCTGCACAAGAAACGCACAGACG TACCGGAGGAGAGTGGGGATGGCTCGTGGGTGATGCGTAACGACAGTCTCCAGACGCCCGGCGGCCTGCAGACCCCGCAGCTCACCTCCACGGTGCTGAGGGAGAACCCGCGGCAGGCGGCAGAGCACATCCCCGACCAGGACTCGTCCGAGCCCGGCTCCGAACCAGACTTCATTCACAA TCCACAGATGCAGATGTCATGGCTTGACCAGCagaagatggaggaggtgaACAGGAAGGACAGAGGCGGCATGAACTACATGAAGGCACGGAGTGGGGGCGTGAGGCAGCAGGT ACGTGGCTTAATGGAAGACGATGCCGAACCCATCTTCGAGGACGTGATGATGTCGTCGCGTGGTCAGCTGGAGGACATGAACGAGGAGTTTGAGGACACTATGGTGATAGATCTG cCACCATcaagaaacagaagagagagagccgAACTCAGACCAGATTTCTTTGACTCTACAGCAATTATAGAAGATGATTCT GGATTTggtatgcaaatgttttga
- the msl2b gene encoding E3 ubiquitin-protein ligase MSL2b, which yields MNPVNATTLYVSACRSVLQCDPRDPQSLTELYKLLPFFRQSLSCLVCGNLLQDPIAPTNSSCQHYVCKACKGKKMMMKPSCSWCKDYDQFEENKQLCILVDCYRKLCEYIAGSSLAPHISNAAGGSPDILALLNEGLSLDSSKQGEDSVSLTLTHHSPAPSTSETPPEEDQLPHSLDIKEHPLSPLGVNGLQECNGLSSMDELAGDLPSPHTGVTVEVPVEGVKQEKFADELPVCEVAAAVGEELCAGTMNICGFSEDIKHDGGSLLLSVEEVLRTLEPDPVPQDECPAILQPGLEVLGNGNGAFDCAAAADPPRRLSSLPFDSAAALAPQHPASQQNPQPSSGISCSAITPRVPRSSRKRSRSESDSEKIQPLPISTIIRGPALGASVPVPVKCEPKAPAQAAPHLVAVPNGGGLSKVGKALLVPSKSVKKSLDQHGPKKAYAKSKQGTPKSKDKTKERLAGNSLVPGSPTKVVYKKPQEKKGCKCGRATQNPSVLTCRGQRCPCYSNRKACLDCICRGCQNSYMANGEKKLEAFAVPEKALEQTRLTLGINVTSIAVRNAGSGGGGAAGVLNVAAATGSPVTSFLSAGPHEDKGFDESLDMRFDC from the exons ATGAACCCGGTGAATGCGACCACTCTCTACGTGTCAGCTTGTCGTTCGGTGCTGCAGTGCGATCCCCGGGACCCCCAGTCTTTGACCGAACTCTACAAGCTGTTACCTTTCTTcagacagtctctctcctgccttgTGTGCG GGAATTTGCTCCAAGATCCAATAGCCCCAACCAACTCATCATGCCAGCATTATGTCTGCAAAGCATGTAAAGGcaaaaagatgatgatgaagccATCCTGCAGCTGGTGTAAGGACTATGACCAGTTTGAGGAGAATAAGCAGCTGTGTATCTTGGTAGATTGCTACAGGAAACTCTGTGAGTACATTGCAGGGTCTTCCCTCGCCCCACATATTTCGAATGCGGCGGGCGGGTCCCCAGACATACTGGCCCTGTTGAACGAGGGCCTTTCATTGGACAGCAGCAAGCAAGGGGAGGACTCTGTCTCACTGACCTTGACGCACCACTCGCCTGCTCCCTCCACGTCAGAGACACCCCCAGAGGAGGACCAGTTGCCGCACTCGCTGGACATCAAGGAGCACCCCCTGAGTCCTTTAGGGGTCAACGGTCTTCAGGAGTGTAATGGTTTAAGCAGCATGGATGAGCTGGCGGGCGACTTGCCCTCCCCTCACACTGGTGTCACGGTGGAGGTGCCGGTGGAGGGGGTGAAGCAGGAGAAGTTTGCGGATGAACTCCCCGTGTGTGAGGTGGCAGCGGCGGTGGGCGAGGAGCTGTGCGCCGGCACCATGAACATATGTGGCTTCAGCGAGGACATCAAGCATGATGGCGGGTCCCTCCTGTTGAGTGTGGAGGAGGTGCTGAGGACTCTGGAGCCAGACCCCGTCCCTCAGGACGAGTGTCCTGCTATCCTGCAGCCGGGCCTCGAAGTGCTCGGCAACGGGAACGGGGCATTCGACTGCGCCGCAGCCGCTGACCCTCCACGCCGGCTCTCCTCCCTCCCGTTTGACTCGGCGGCCGCCTTGGCCCCGCAGCATCCTGCCTCCCAGCAGAACCCCCAGCCTTCATCGGGGATCTCCTGTTCTGCCATCACCCCCCGGGTGCCACGGTCCAGCCGCAAGCGCTCACGCTCCGAGAGCGACAGCGAGAAGATCCAGCCGCTGCCTATCTCCACCATCATCAGGGGGCCCGCCCTGGGCGCCTCTGTGCCCGTCCCTGTCAAGTGCGAGCCCAAAGCCCCGGCCCAGGCCGCGCCACACCTGGTGGCCGTGCCCAATGGCGGCGGCCTGTCCAAAGTGGGGAAGGCCTTGCTGGTGCCCAGCAAAAGTGTCAAAAAGAGCCTCGACCAGCACGGACCCAAGAAGGCATACGCCAAGTCGAAGCAGGGCACCCCCAAGTCGAAGGACAAGACGAAAGAGCGGCTGGCGGGCAACTCCCTGGTGCCCGGGAGCCCCACTAAAGTGGTGTACAAGAAGCCCCAGGAGAAGAAGGGCTGCAAGTGCGGCAGGGCCACCCAAAACCCAAGTGTTCTTACGTGCCGGGGCCAGCGGTGCCCGTGCTACTCCAACCGCAAGGCTTGCCTGGACTGCATATGCCGCGGCTGCCAGAACTCCTACATGGCCAACGGCGAGAAGAAGCTGGAGGCGTTCGCTGTGCCCGAGAAGGCCCTGGAGCAGACGCGGCTCACGCTGGGCATCAACGTCACCAGCATCGCCGTGAGGAACGCAGGCAGCGGCGGCGGAGGAGCCGCCGGCGTGCTCAATGTCGCCGCAGCCACCGGCTCGCCTGTCACCTCCTTCTTATCTGCCGGGCCACATGAGGACAAGGGGTTTGACGAGTCTCTAGACATGAGGTTTGACTGTTGA
- the tnfsf10 gene encoding tumor necrosis factor ligand superfamily member 10, whose product MVKMTGSHTMQYIGLLLLAAILLQTIAVAVTFIYFSNVLTTMKETFSKSSVSCLMRANLRTIKGMDLSSAEGKDDPCWQVTQQLHFLIEKSMSNRYQKEISSAVKDEVSRVLPSLVIQDQDAHPRLKVAAHVTGSYTPDAEKDGDGPSNRKVYGQKIHSWESEKGLAFLQNVQLSDGELVVPQAGFYYIYSQTYFRHTLMEEEEEHEEDDSASTETARGKPMLQYVYKKVGSYPVPILLMKNARTTCWSRDAEYGLYSIYQAGLFQLEGGDRLFVTVSNVSTIDMDEKSSFFGAFLVS is encoded by the exons ATGGTCAAGATGACAGGCTCACACACAATGCAATACATCGGACTTCTACTGCTAGCTGCGATTCTCCTGCAGACAATTGCCGTGGCTGTGACATTCATATACTTCAGCAACGTATTAACTACG ATGAAGGAGACATTTTCAAAGAGCAGCGTCTCTTGTTTGATGCGCGCCAACCTCAGAACCATAAAGGGTATGGATTTGAGCTCCGCTGAAGGGAAAGACGACCCCTGCTGGCAAGTCACGCAACAGCTCCACTTTCTGATAGAAAAG TCAATGTCTAATCGCTATCAGAAAGAAATCTCATCGGCAGTCAAAG ACGAAGTCTCTCGGGTCCTCCCCTCGCTGGTGATCCAAGACCAGGACGCACACCCTCGGCTCAAGGTTGCTGCTCACGTTACAGGCAGCTATACACCAGATGCAGAGAAGGATGGTGACG GTCCCTCCAACAGGAAGGTGTATGGCCAGAAGATCCATTCGTGGGAGTCTGAGAAAGGCCTGGCTTTCCTCCAGAACGTGCAGCTGAGTGACGGGGAGCTGGTGGTTCCACAGGCTGGCTTCTACTACATCTACTCCCAGACCTACTTCAGACACACGCtcatggaggaggaggaagagcacGAGGAAGATGACAGTGCATCGACAGAGACGGCCCGGGGCAAGCCCATGCTGCAGTACGTCTATAAGAAAGTTGGCTCGTACCCGGTGCCCATCCTCCTGATGAAGAACGCACGGACCACATGCTGGTCACGGGACGCAGAGTATGGCCTGTATTCGATCTACCAGGCGGGGCTCTTCCAGCTGGAGGGTGGAGACAGGTTATTTGTTACCGTCAGCAATGTGAGCACCATCGACATGGACGAGAAGTCAAGTTTCTTCGGTGCCTTTTTGGTCAGCTAA